The following proteins are encoded in a genomic region of Populus trichocarpa isolate Nisqually-1 chromosome 13, P.trichocarpa_v4.1, whole genome shotgun sequence:
- the LOC18104336 gene encoding bark storage protein B, whose translation MSSINLAVLLVLGLLLVTAQQSMQMSLRNPTAEIETSNCKIAFLRLGLVFTSDNNEKALLDSGLYEPDSENPSVDIAGRRFHIGTLNNSLIIYVKTGSHSVNVATAVQILLLRFRTSGIIFFGSSGSLDEKMLVPGDVAVPKAVAFTGVWEWKKFRSEEGKLVFGDFNYPENGENLLGTVEYETINMFSPNEAPKKVFWLPITTSWYNAATKALKDLKLRQCYSDECLPGKPKVVFGSKGSTSDFYVRNKAYGDFLNDNFNATTADTASASVALTSLSNEKLFVVFEGVSNVAGKTSSDSGVSYLASYNAFLAATKFINSIPTPRLACE comes from the exons ATGTCGAGTATCAATTTGGCAGTACTGCTGGTGCTTGGGCTGCTGTTGGTTACGGCACAGCAGTCCATGCAGATGAGTTTGAGAAACCCTACAGCTGAGATTGAGACAAGCAATTGCAAAATTGCATTCCTTCGCTTAGGCCTTGTTTTTACCTCTGATAACAACGAAAAGGCTCTTCTAGACTCTGGTCTTTATGAGCCTGACAGTGAAAATCCTTCTGTTGACATTGCCGGAAGAAGGTTCCATATTGGAACACTTAACAATAGCCTTATTATATATGTTAAGACCGGGAGTCACTCA GTAAATGTGGCTACAGCTGTGCAAATTCTCTTGCTTAGATTTCGTACTTCCGGAATCATCTTCTTTGGAAGTTCTGGAAGCCTTGATGAGAAGATGTTGGTGCCAGGTGATGTTGCTGTGCCGAAGGCTGTTGCCTTCACAGGAGTTTGGGAATGGAAG AAATTCCGATCGGAGGAAGGTAAACTGGTATTTGGAGATTTCAATTATCCAGAGAATGGAGAGAACCTGTTGGGGACTGTAGAGTATGAGACAATTAACATGTTCTCTCCAAATGAAGCACCCAAGAAAGTTTTCTGGCTTCCCATCACCACATCCTGGTATAATGCTGCCACTAAAGCGCTCAAG GATTTGAAGTTAAGACAATGCTATTCTGATGAATGCCTGCCCGGAAAACCCAAAGTTGTCTTTGGATCGAAGGGTTCTACTTCTGATTTTTACGTTCGAAATAAAGCATACGGAGACTTCCTTAACGATAATTTTAATGCAACAACTGCCGATACAGCAAGTGCTTCTGTAGCTTTG ACATCTTTGTCAAATGAAAAGCTCTTCGTGGTGTTCGAAGGTGTTTCAAATGTAGCTGGTAAAACAAGTTCAGACTCAGGAGTTAGCTACTTAGCCTCCTACAACGCCTTCCTTGCTGCCACCAAGTTCATTAATTCAATTCCTACGCCACGACTTGCTTGTGAGTGA